The stretch of DNA TGTGGAGACATTCCAGCCATAATGAGTGCGAAGCAGTTGGGCCAATGATTCAATGACCTGCAGATTCCCCTGAGGGGGATCATACTGGCCCAGCGTTCGATCCATGGTTCCGGTCTTGAGGAGAACCTCGATCCGCTCTCTCCAGATTTGCGTCATCTGCGGGATCAGGGCCGGATTCCCTCCTCCCAGCATCAACATGTGCGGGTCAGAAGCTAAAGCCCGGCCGAGGTCATCCATCAAAGTCAAGATTCCTGATGGCCCCGCCAGCTTTCCACCCATCCTGGAGAATTCAAACTGCATTTCGGTCACTCACTCTGGAACTTTAAGCCACTGACACGAACAGCTCTGACGAGCTTGTGATGGATCAGATCCATGATTGCTCAAGATTCATCGAGCAATATGCATTGAAAAAATGTTCTGGATGAGCTTACCGCTTCATCCCCAGTCCGCTTTCATAGTGTGCAATGTATCAACCCTTCTGACATCATGTCACGTTCAACGCTGATAAACCGTTTCCATCAGAGCGACTCCAGTTGCTGACAACATCGAAGGCGTTTTCCAGTCTTACAAGCCAGAGTCAGCGATTCTCAGCGATTCCCGAGGATAGCCACAGGATCCCGGACGTGAGTCGCAACCAGCAACAGCCCACATTTAAGGCATTGCCGCCCGTTCCATTTGCAGACAATGTATTCGCAGCCAAGAATATTTGAATATTTTTGCATCCCTGCCCAGATTGATTAGCAATCGAGCCTTAAAACGCCTATATTACAGGCAATGAATTCCTGATAAGCGAGCGTTTTCTTCCTCATGCGATGATCTCATGAGTTCCAACTTAATGTCGAATGGCACAAAAGGCGGTTTTTCCGTCATGGACACCATGATTGGCACCAGCCAATCGATGCTGGATGTTCATCGGCTTGTCCGTCAAGTGGCATCCACATCCGCGACTGTCCTGCTCCTTGGTGAAACCGGGACAGGAAAAGAGCTTGTTGCTAAAGCCGTTCACGAAATGAGCCCGCGGGCCTCAGGTCCATTTATCCGGGTCAATTGTGGTGCATTGAGCGAAAGCCTGCTTGAGAGCGAACTCTTTGGTCACGTGAAGGGTGCCTTCACGAGTGCCTTCGAGAATCGCACCGGGCGTTTTGAAGCCGCCCATGGGGGCACAATTTTTCTGGATGAAATCAACTCGATGAGTTACACGCTGCAGGTCAAACTGCTGCGTGTACTGCAGGAACAGGAATTCGAACGCGTTGGCGATACAAAAACCATTCGGGTGGATTGCCGGATCGTCGCCGCCACAAACCGTGACCTGCTCGATGAAATCGATGCCGGCCGCTTCCGCGAAGACCTCTATTATCGTCTGAATGTCGTCCCGATCTATCTGCCCCCATTGCGCGATCGACCAGACGATCTGGCAGACCTCATTGCTCACTTTGCGAAGCGATATGCGATTGCCAATAGTCGCCCCGTGCCTAAAGTTTCTGAAGACGTGATCGCCGTCCTGAGATCCTACGCGTGGCCGGGAAATGTGCGAGAACTCCAGAACTATGTCGAGCGTGCGATTGTCTTGTCGTCAGGCGAGACGTTAACGCTCGATCTTTTCCCTCCGCATGTTCGCGGCATGGCCCCCATCCGCCTGAATCGATCCCGCTCCAACAATCTCGAAACTCTTTGTAGCGAACTGGTCACGCTGGGCCTGCTCGATGCGGGTGAAGATTGCACCAACGCCTATGACCGCGTAGTGACTCTCGTCGAGAAAGAACTGATTCTGCAGGTTCTGCGAACTTGCCAGGGAGTCCAAACCAAAGCTGCGACCAAGCTGGGGATCAACCGGAACACACTGCATAAAAAAATCACCGATTATCACCTCGAATCCGAGGCTCGATAACCGGTGAATTGAGTGCTGTTTCTACCTCGATCTGGATAGAAAACGCCGAGGACTCTACTTCAAATTGACCAGATTTCTTGGCTTTTCTCCACGAAATACCTGAACGATCTGTTCCATAACTTCCCGTCGCATTTGTTCCAGCGACTGTTCAGAAATAAAAGCCGCATGGGGGGTGACAATCACTCGTTCATCCTGAAAAAGTGGTCTGCTTAAGTCGCAAGGTTCCGGATCGAAGACATCCAGCGCTGCACCGGCAATACAATCCGACTTGATGGCCTCTTCCAGTGCCGCTTCATCAATCAGTCCTCCACGCGAAGTATTGATCAGATACGCCGTCGGCTTCATCTGGCGAAACTGCTCCCTCCCAAACATCTTGCGAGTTGCAGGGGTGAGTGGAGCATGCACTGAGATAAAGTCGCTCTGCGACAAAAGCTCTCCCAGGCTCACCATCTGGCAGCCCGTTCCGTAATCATTGCCACTGGATGTATGGGCCAGAATCTCCAAGCCGAGGGCTCTGGCTTTGGGTACCAGTGCGCGAGCCGTATTTCCCAATCCCACAAGCCCCAGCTTTTGGCCTTTGATGCGGGTTAAAGGCAA from Planctopirus ephydatiae encodes:
- a CDS encoding sigma-54 interaction domain-containing protein; its protein translation is MSSNLMSNGTKGGFSVMDTMIGTSQSMLDVHRLVRQVASTSATVLLLGETGTGKELVAKAVHEMSPRASGPFIRVNCGALSESLLESELFGHVKGAFTSAFENRTGRFEAAHGGTIFLDEINSMSYTLQVKLLRVLQEQEFERVGDTKTIRVDCRIVAATNRDLLDEIDAGRFREDLYYRLNVVPIYLPPLRDRPDDLADLIAHFAKRYAIANSRPVPKVSEDVIAVLRSYAWPGNVRELQNYVERAIVLSSGETLTLDLFPPHVRGMAPIRLNRSRSNNLETLCSELVTLGLLDAGEDCTNAYDRVVTLVEKELILQVLRTCQGVQTKAATKLGINRNTLHKKITDYHLESEAR
- a CDS encoding C-terminal binding protein, translating into MYQVLLTDRAWPSLDIETEVLAAAGARLIEAPAGDEKTLCELAAEADAIATNWAKVTPAVIAAAPRLKTVARLGIGLDNIAIPECTARGIPVTNSPDYCTHEVSDHALGLLLALSRKIAFFHHRTKQGEYNLGAGLPLTRIKGQKLGLVGLGNTARALVPKARALGLEILAHTSSGNDYGTGCQMVSLGELLSQSDFISVHAPLTPATRKMFGREQFRQMKPTAYLINTSRGGLIDEAALEEAIKSDCIAGAALDVFDPEPCDLSRPLFQDERVIVTPHAAFISEQSLEQMRREVMEQIVQVFRGEKPRNLVNLK